One Roseimaritima multifibrata DNA window includes the following coding sequences:
- a CDS encoding DHH family phosphoesterase has product MSVNWKAFVDQIRHYESFVLTSHIRPDCDALGSELAMAEVLRAIGKEVRIVNAHRTPPALQFLDPAGRIDVLGDSIEPEDVKADCIMVLDTSAWQQLGDMADVIRGLRADRMVLDHHVGEDDLGATMYKDYLAEATGHLVVQAADACKVPLTRAMAFPAFAAIATDTGWFRFGSVTSETYRVIARLIDVGVVPAEIYGDLYERDTLGRLKLRGLVLSRTTAELDGKLVYTYVTKEDFAATGALPSDTEDAINLTLAIGGTEAAVIMVEQLKGGFKLSFRSRCALDCNEIAKHFNGGGHKAAAGAFQEGTLHDVQGKVLPYVREALAKALGEKI; this is encoded by the coding sequence ATGAGTGTTAATTGGAAAGCGTTCGTCGACCAAATCCGTCACTACGAATCGTTTGTTTTGACCAGTCACATTCGCCCCGACTGCGATGCCTTGGGAAGTGAACTGGCGATGGCTGAGGTGTTGCGTGCGATCGGTAAAGAAGTCCGAATCGTCAATGCACATCGAACTCCCCCTGCCCTGCAGTTCTTGGATCCCGCGGGACGGATCGATGTGCTGGGAGATTCGATTGAGCCCGAAGATGTGAAGGCCGACTGCATCATGGTTCTGGATACCAGCGCCTGGCAACAATTAGGAGATATGGCGGATGTGATTCGGGGCTTGCGAGCGGACAGAATGGTTTTGGATCACCATGTCGGCGAAGACGATTTGGGGGCCACGATGTACAAGGATTATCTTGCGGAAGCGACCGGTCACCTTGTCGTTCAGGCCGCGGACGCATGCAAGGTCCCGCTAACACGAGCGATGGCGTTCCCCGCGTTTGCAGCGATCGCGACCGATACAGGATGGTTCCGGTTTGGAAGTGTGACAAGCGAAACCTACCGAGTCATTGCTCGTCTGATTGACGTTGGTGTGGTTCCTGCCGAGATCTATGGCGATCTGTATGAGCGGGATACTTTGGGAAGACTGAAGCTTCGCGGGTTGGTGCTTTCACGGACCACGGCGGAACTTGATGGAAAACTGGTCTATACCTATGTGACCAAGGAAGATTTTGCTGCGACCGGGGCCCTGCCTAGCGATACCGAAGACGCAATCAATCTGACTTTGGCAATCGGTGGAACCGAAGCGGCGGTGATCATGGTTGAGCAATTAAAGGGAGGCTTTAAGTTGAGCTTCCGCAGTCGCTGTGCACTGGACTGCAATGAGATCGCCAAGCACTTCAACGGCGGCGGGCACAAAGCCGCTGCGGGAGCGTTCCAAGAAGGAACGTTGCACGACGTGCAAGGAAAAGTTTTGCCTTACGTGCGAGAAGCATTGGCAAAAGCCCTCGGCGAAAAAATCTAG
- a CDS encoding FliA/WhiG family RNA polymerase sigma factor, which yields MATTTADEEIKQVWTDFKATEKHGLGYEDLRNRLVERYMPLVRYNGERIWQRLPDGVELDDLISAGIFGLMDAIDAFDLERGVKFETYCVPRIRGAMLDELRTMDWVPRLVRSKASKLNEARKRLETKHGRPPTIHELAAQMEITVAECEKMQSDANAVGLVSLNKKWYETDSYKDVREIDILEDQKGEDPTIRVQKNDLMRLVTKGLNRNERLIIILYYYEELTMKEIGATLDLSESRVSQMHSSIVNRLQIQLGQRRVEFGA from the coding sequence ATGGCGACCACCACGGCTGATGAAGAGATCAAGCAGGTTTGGACCGACTTCAAAGCAACCGAGAAACACGGTCTGGGCTATGAGGATCTTCGCAACCGTTTGGTAGAACGTTACATGCCACTTGTTCGCTATAACGGTGAACGAATCTGGCAACGTTTACCCGACGGTGTCGAACTGGACGACTTGATCAGCGCTGGAATTTTCGGACTGATGGATGCCATCGACGCATTTGACCTCGAGCGTGGTGTCAAGTTCGAAACCTACTGTGTGCCCCGAATTCGTGGAGCGATGCTCGATGAACTTCGGACCATGGACTGGGTACCGCGTTTGGTTCGCAGCAAAGCGAGCAAACTGAATGAAGCACGCAAAAGGCTGGAGACCAAACATGGTCGTCCACCAACGATCCACGAGCTTGCCGCTCAGATGGAAATTACCGTCGCCGAATGCGAAAAGATGCAATCGGACGCCAACGCCGTCGGTTTGGTATCACTGAATAAAAAGTGGTACGAAACGGATAGCTATAAAGACGTTCGTGAAATCGATATTCTCGAAGACCAAAAGGGTGAAGACCCGACCATCCGCGTTCAGAAGAACGACCTTATGCGGTTGGTTACCAAAGGTCTGAATCGGAACGAACGACTGATTATCATTCTGTACTACTACGAAGAACTGACGATGAAAGAGATCGGGGCAACGCTCGATCTGTCGGAATCGCGTGTCAGTCAGATGCACAGTTCGATCGTCAATCGATTGCAGATCCAGCTCGGCCAACGCCGCGTTGAATTCGGAGCCTAA
- a CDS encoding SDR family NAD(P)-dependent oxidoreductase — protein sequence MAALESNRGAPADTIAGIQDRRVAIVTGASEGLGRVIAVQLIREGYYVAVIGRDREKLDAFVLEQPSGSCLPIACDVTVGGQVHSMVASLIQATGRIDVLVNVVGQSDRGLVADLRIEKLEQLFATNVNASLLCSQACLPWLEESGGVIVNIGSLAAKVGARYLGGYPAAKHALAGLTQQMRLEWKVRGVHVGLLNPGPIRRSDAGARYEKQVGDQTGLPAKASRPGGGTSVKGVPPEKVAKAVLKIIRKRKPDIIMPWHLRPLVAIGHLWPAAGDWLLLKFTR from the coding sequence ATGGCTGCTCTTGAATCGAATCGGGGGGCACCTGCCGACACCATTGCTGGAATCCAAGATCGTCGGGTCGCGATCGTCACAGGGGCGTCCGAAGGATTGGGGCGAGTGATCGCGGTCCAGCTGATCCGAGAAGGATATTATGTTGCAGTTATCGGACGGGATCGAGAAAAACTAGACGCGTTTGTGCTTGAGCAGCCAAGTGGTTCCTGTTTGCCCATCGCCTGTGATGTGACCGTTGGCGGCCAGGTGCATTCAATGGTAGCCAGCCTGATTCAAGCAACGGGGCGAATCGATGTTTTGGTCAATGTGGTCGGCCAGAGTGATCGTGGCTTGGTCGCCGATTTAAGAATTGAAAAGCTTGAGCAGTTATTCGCAACGAATGTGAATGCTTCCCTGCTCTGCTCGCAGGCTTGTTTGCCGTGGCTGGAGGAATCGGGCGGCGTGATCGTGAATATCGGCTCATTGGCGGCCAAGGTAGGAGCCCGCTATCTGGGAGGCTATCCTGCTGCGAAACACGCCCTGGCAGGATTAACGCAACAGATGCGGCTGGAATGGAAGGTGCGTGGAGTTCACGTGGGGTTGCTAAACCCGGGGCCAATCCGACGCAGTGACGCGGGGGCACGTTATGAAAAACAGGTAGGCGATCAAACCGGCCTGCCCGCCAAGGCCTCTCGCCCCGGCGGAGGCACCAGCGTCAAAGGCGTGCCGCCCGAGAAAGTCGCAAAAGCCGTTTTGAAGATTATTCGCAAACGGAAACCGGACATCATTATGCCCTGGCATCTGCGTCCGTTGGTAGCGATCGGCCACCTGTGGCCCGCCGCAGGGGATTGGTTGTTGCTGAAGTTCACACGTTAA
- a CDS encoding flagellar biosynthesis protein FlhF: MYIRTFQAANLQAALAEIREQMGTDATVLHTRQVKDGWMGWLGRTQVEVTAGLRTENNQPSLAGQAPSESLPRPEAEQLRELLIREGVSDAVAERWTRRSIETLRVEHGGQAMAFSSMALQNALQRVVAADIECGAPIRALPNERRVIALVGPTGVGKTTTVAKLAAGFRIQQKRRVGLLTIDTYRIAAVHQLQAYADIMDLPMQVVERPDQMQAGLKALGDVDLVLIDTAGRNPHFTARIEQLRALLAAAAPDETHLVLSATSSASTTAGVLKGFASVKPTAAILTKMDESEQTAGVLSAFYEQNAPPLSYLTTGQQVPDDIEVGNRDRIVKALLGRPQAPAIAA; the protein is encoded by the coding sequence ATGTACATCCGCACCTTCCAAGCCGCGAACCTCCAAGCCGCCCTGGCTGAGATTCGTGAACAAATGGGGACCGACGCAACGGTACTCCATACGCGGCAGGTCAAGGACGGCTGGATGGGATGGCTAGGGCGAACTCAAGTCGAAGTGACCGCGGGACTAAGAACCGAAAACAATCAACCTTCTCTGGCAGGGCAGGCTCCTTCGGAATCACTGCCACGCCCCGAAGCCGAACAACTTCGCGAACTATTGATTCGTGAAGGGGTTTCCGACGCGGTTGCAGAACGCTGGACACGGCGTTCCATCGAAACCCTTCGCGTCGAGCATGGCGGACAGGCAATGGCCTTTTCCTCCATGGCACTTCAGAACGCTTTACAACGAGTGGTCGCGGCGGACATCGAATGCGGTGCTCCGATCCGAGCCCTCCCCAACGAACGACGGGTGATTGCACTGGTGGGACCAACGGGTGTTGGAAAAACCACCACGGTCGCAAAACTAGCGGCTGGATTCCGAATCCAGCAAAAACGTCGAGTCGGTTTACTAACGATCGACACCTATCGAATTGCTGCAGTGCATCAACTGCAAGCCTATGCCGACATCATGGACCTTCCGATGCAAGTCGTCGAACGTCCCGATCAGATGCAGGCCGGATTGAAGGCACTGGGCGATGTCGACTTGGTCTTGATAGACACCGCCGGCCGCAACCCACACTTTACGGCTCGGATCGAACAACTTCGCGCCCTCCTAGCCGCCGCTGCACCGGATGAAACGCATCTGGTACTCAGCGCGACGTCCAGTGCGTCGACGACGGCGGGTGTATTAAAGGGATTCGCCAGCGTGAAACCAACAGCTGCGATCCTGACAAAGATGGATGAATCCGAACAAACCGCTGGCGTCCTGTCAGCCTTTTACGAACAAAATGCTCCGCCCCTAAGTTATCTGACCACAGGGCAACAAGTTCCCGACGACATCGAAGTCGGGAACCGTGATCGCATCGTCAAAGCCCTCCTGGGCCGCCCGCAAGCTCCCGCGATCGCTGCATAA
- a CDS encoding response regulator translates to MKPLQILAIDDDIHFAEILRIRLESWGHDVVIKHNWLAVMIALNQPNFDLIIADVETPTGNGLTAIEQLSQDPEIASIPKCFVTGLSDSQTIQRCCNSRATYLHKSPILFDELQRLTKKLAASAPVCSY, encoded by the coding sequence ATGAAACCTCTACAAATCCTTGCGATCGACGACGACATACATTTCGCCGAAATCCTGCGTATTCGACTGGAATCATGGGGCCATGACGTTGTGATCAAACATAACTGGCTAGCCGTCATGATCGCGTTAAATCAGCCCAACTTCGATCTCATCATCGCGGACGTGGAAACCCCCACGGGCAATGGACTAACAGCGATCGAGCAATTGTCGCAAGACCCTGAAATCGCTTCGATTCCTAAGTGCTTCGTTACCGGCCTGAGTGATTCGCAAACCATCCAGCGATGCTGCAATTCGCGAGCAACGTACCTGCACAAGTCACCAATCCTTTTTGATGAACTGCAACGTTTAACAAAAAAACTTGCTGCCTCCGCTCCCGTCTGCAGCTACTAA
- the flhA gene encoding flagellar biosynthesis protein FlhA, giving the protein MEILKRYRDLVLPVGIICCLLVILVPLPPFLMDVLLAANITVGLIVLLTTVYVITPLEFSIFPSLLLATTLARLVLNVATTRLILTRADTEQMDAAGGVIQGFGEFVAGDRIEVGLIIFGIIMLIQFIVITKGATRISEVAARFALDGMPGRQMAIDADMNAGLIDEKEAQRRREEVGAQADFYGAMDGASKFVRGDAIAGLVIMIINVAGGLYIGVFQAGMTFTEAGALYTKLTIGDGLVSQVPALLISLAAGLLVTRSAQKTNLPHQFLSQLFGNPRALMVAGAFLGLMILTRLPRIPMASLAIGCIGLAIVMNRQTASDEEETRRREDEESAAAAAPPEKKVEDYLAVDPMEMSIGIGLLGLADPARGGDLMERIKGVRNAIAEDIGILLPKVRVRDGMHLGDLEYEIRIAGNTVARAAVYPDRFLAIDSGGTTGVIDGEPTRDPTFGEPAVWIDPARREQAAIFGYTTVQPAAVLATHLQEISRRHADELLSRDATKYLFDQLKEVAPAVVEELIPTQMKLAEVQQVLHMLLREDVPIRQLGIILETLGDYASRTKDPVLLTEYVRNRLARTICSRYRDSQQRLHVVALDPAVEDRIAAGIDHTDRGLFVRMSPAAIESTCARIDQAVKKLTATGHPPIVLVSPRVRPGLRQITASALPRLRVLSYNEVTQDTTIESVGIVTDV; this is encoded by the coding sequence ATGGAAATCCTTAAACGCTATCGAGACTTAGTCCTTCCGGTCGGCATTATATGCTGTCTGTTGGTTATTCTCGTACCGTTACCTCCCTTTTTGATGGACGTCCTGTTAGCGGCCAACATTACGGTGGGTCTGATCGTCTTACTGACGACGGTCTACGTCATTACACCGCTAGAATTCAGCATTTTCCCTTCGCTGCTGCTTGCGACGACACTGGCTCGCTTGGTCTTAAACGTGGCAACCACACGTTTGATTTTGACCCGAGCCGACACCGAACAGATGGATGCGGCCGGTGGAGTAATCCAAGGATTTGGCGAATTTGTCGCCGGAGACCGAATTGAAGTTGGTTTGATTATCTTTGGGATCATCATGCTGATTCAGTTCATTGTGATCACCAAAGGGGCGACGCGAATCAGTGAAGTCGCAGCCCGTTTCGCCTTGGACGGAATGCCAGGCCGCCAAATGGCCATCGATGCCGACATGAATGCTGGCCTGATCGACGAAAAGGAAGCCCAACGCCGTCGCGAAGAGGTAGGCGCCCAAGCCGACTTCTACGGAGCGATGGATGGTGCAAGTAAATTTGTCCGCGGAGATGCGATCGCCGGCTTGGTGATCATGATCATCAATGTGGCGGGGGGGCTGTACATCGGCGTGTTCCAAGCGGGCATGACGTTCACCGAAGCGGGCGCTTTATATACAAAACTGACGATCGGTGACGGCTTGGTCAGCCAGGTTCCTGCACTCTTGATTTCGTTGGCCGCTGGTTTGTTGGTGACGCGAAGTGCCCAGAAAACCAACCTGCCTCATCAATTCCTTAGCCAGCTCTTTGGCAACCCTCGAGCGTTGATGGTGGCCGGAGCCTTTTTGGGGCTGATGATCCTGACCCGTCTACCTCGGATCCCGATGGCATCCCTTGCGATTGGCTGCATCGGATTGGCCATCGTGATGAACCGTCAAACCGCCAGCGACGAAGAAGAAACCCGTCGTCGCGAAGACGAAGAATCGGCGGCCGCCGCTGCCCCACCTGAGAAAAAAGTCGAGGACTACCTCGCCGTCGACCCAATGGAAATGTCGATCGGGATCGGTTTATTGGGACTGGCGGATCCAGCCCGTGGAGGCGATTTGATGGAGCGGATCAAAGGGGTCCGCAACGCAATCGCCGAAGACATCGGGATCCTGCTGCCCAAAGTACGTGTCCGCGACGGGATGCATTTAGGCGACTTGGAATACGAAATCCGCATCGCAGGGAATACAGTGGCTCGCGCGGCAGTCTACCCCGATCGCTTCTTGGCGATCGATTCCGGGGGCACCACCGGGGTTATTGATGGCGAACCGACACGGGACCCAACGTTCGGCGAACCGGCCGTCTGGATTGATCCCGCTCGTCGTGAACAGGCAGCGATCTTCGGCTACACCACCGTCCAGCCCGCAGCCGTGCTGGCAACCCACTTACAAGAGATCTCTCGCCGCCATGCGGACGAACTACTCTCTCGCGATGCCACCAAATACTTATTCGATCAACTAAAAGAAGTGGCGCCCGCGGTCGTTGAAGAACTGATCCCCACCCAAATGAAGCTAGCCGAAGTGCAGCAAGTTCTGCACATGCTGCTCCGTGAGGACGTGCCGATCCGGCAACTGGGGATCATTTTGGAAACACTGGGAGATTATGCTTCGCGGACGAAAGATCCAGTCCTGCTGACCGAATATGTTCGCAACCGATTGGCTCGTACCATCTGTTCTCGATACCGAGATTCGCAACAACGTTTACACGTCGTCGCCCTGGATCCAGCCGTGGAAGATCGGATCGCAGCGGGAATCGACCATACCGACCGAGGGCTATTTGTTCGCATGAGCCCTGCGGCGATCGAATCGACCTGTGCTCGAATCGACCAGGCGGTAAAAAAACTGACCGCTACAGGGCATCCTCCAATTGTGCTGGTCAGCCCACGCGTACGCCCTGGTTTACGGCAGATCACCGCATCTGCATTGCCACGCCTTCGAGTTCTTTCGTACAACGAAGTCACACAAGACACAACAATCGAGTCGGTTGGGATTGTCACCGACGTCTAA
- a CDS encoding response regulator, which produces MTQCTVPAPLSKLFSSFKWASSADVKVAEIPEQSANIDPWILSIDDDHDYTLGLKLRLQERGYKVVRAFDGNAGFRYAFEFEPVAILLDLYLPNTTGEEVLAQLRANAQTAHIPIAVVTGLQERGLDYRLLSNGANDVFHKPVPHSLLADTVDRYAAEVKRKK; this is translated from the coding sequence ATGACACAATGCACCGTCCCAGCTCCATTATCGAAACTATTTTCATCTTTTAAGTGGGCCTCTTCGGCGGACGTAAAGGTTGCGGAAATCCCCGAACAATCCGCGAATATAGATCCGTGGATTTTGTCGATCGATGACGACCACGACTACACCCTTGGCCTGAAACTGCGATTACAAGAACGCGGATATAAAGTCGTCCGCGCTTTCGATGGCAATGCAGGGTTTCGCTACGCATTTGAATTCGAACCGGTCGCGATCCTCCTTGATTTGTATCTGCCCAACACGACAGGCGAAGAAGTCCTTGCTCAGCTTCGCGCAAACGCACAAACCGCTCACATCCCGATCGCGGTCGTTACCGGCCTGCAAGAACGCGGACTCGACTATCGACTTCTTTCCAACGGAGCCAATGATGTCTTCCACAAACCGGTTCCGCATTCCCTGCTAGCCGATACCGTCGATCGCTATGCCGCCGAAGTAAAACGCAAGAAATAA
- a CDS encoding NYN domain-containing protein, producing MLLLIDGYNLLHQSDLLGRGRGEDWLRRARNRLLRQLAKHLDDSLRPQTCIVFDAEDPPPGRPSQIFYHEIDVRFAVNHPEADDLLEEIIAHHPAPNRLTVVSSDHRVQRAAQRRRGHFFDSDSWYVALIDAEHVLGIRNPKQANSKSTAKSKESLIADLAAQSTEEWLREFGLDVPSAPTPSPASPPKETPAQKSPPSPDALDSKPKVVDDPPSSNILGDSPGANILGVSPRPAKKLKKPSRPPKAKRASTTKPSAKPAGKRPSKKQLPLPKTNKLPKPESKQSDETERERARRQLKGDADQIFPEGYGEDLL from the coding sequence ATGTTATTGCTCATCGACGGCTACAACCTACTCCATCAATCCGACTTGCTTGGGCGGGGCAGGGGAGAGGACTGGCTGCGCCGGGCTCGCAACCGCTTGCTACGCCAGTTGGCCAAACACCTAGATGACTCGCTGCGTCCCCAGACCTGCATCGTCTTCGATGCAGAAGATCCACCGCCGGGCCGCCCAAGCCAAATCTTCTATCACGAAATAGATGTTCGGTTTGCCGTCAACCATCCCGAAGCAGACGACCTGCTAGAAGAGATCATTGCACACCATCCAGCCCCCAATCGGCTGACGGTGGTTTCCTCTGATCACCGCGTCCAGCGTGCAGCCCAGCGACGCCGCGGGCATTTCTTCGATTCCGATTCCTGGTACGTCGCCTTAATCGATGCGGAACACGTCCTCGGCATCCGCAACCCAAAACAGGCGAACTCGAAATCGACTGCGAAATCAAAAGAATCGCTGATCGCCGACCTAGCCGCCCAATCGACAGAGGAGTGGCTAAGAGAATTTGGGTTAGACGTCCCGTCAGCGCCCACTCCCTCCCCGGCATCACCGCCGAAAGAAACTCCGGCACAAAAGAGCCCTCCCAGTCCAGACGCCTTAGATTCTAAACCCAAGGTCGTAGACGATCCTCCCAGCTCAAACATCTTGGGCGACAGTCCCGGTGCGAATATCCTTGGCGTTAGTCCTAGGCCGGCGAAAAAACTTAAAAAACCTAGCAGACCACCAAAAGCCAAGCGTGCGTCGACGACCAAACCGAGTGCAAAACCTGCGGGCAAACGTCCCTCGAAAAAACAACTTCCGCTGCCCAAAACCAACAAACTGCCTAAACCCGAATCAAAACAATCGGATGAAACAGAGCGAGAGCGGGCCCGAAGACAACTGAAAGGGGACGCCGATCAAATCTTTCCTGAAGGCTATGGGGAAGACCTTCTGTAA
- a CDS encoding ammonium transporter → MTLLICLIPLVVVGQEPAGEAAPVSVQVVEVDTLVVEGGEAGMPSANVKAEVAPEDVSGESDSYLSGPLSAPHNGWMLVCCALVLFMTAPGLAMFYGGLVRKKNVLSVLMQCIFLMGMMSIVWALYGYSLAFGGGGPYIGNLDFTLMQGVAREWSTELQQPVTPMYDEALPRLTHMMFQGMFFIITPALICGAFAERMKFGAMALFSLVWGTVVYCPLAHWVWGGGILAFGEEASIAGGALDFAGGTVVHISSGVTALVAAIVIGPRIGHEREPMPPHNLTYTALGASMLWVGWFGFNAGSALRIDGIAASAFAVTHFSAAAGAFTWAMIEWVRSGKPTLLGASSGAVAGLVCITPAAGHVGPMSSLVMGALAGLVCYLSCSALKSKFRYDDSLDAFGIHGMGGALGAILTGVFATRAVWDIASGQPVGMIEGNYNTIVGQIVATGITIAYAAIVSFVLLKVLDATIGLRVPVLSERQGLDISEHGEEGYIFL, encoded by the coding sequence ATGACCCTTCTGATTTGTCTAATTCCCCTTGTCGTGGTGGGGCAGGAACCGGCGGGCGAAGCTGCGCCGGTCAGTGTGCAGGTTGTAGAAGTTGACACCCTGGTGGTTGAGGGAGGCGAAGCAGGAATGCCGTCTGCAAACGTCAAGGCGGAGGTCGCGCCGGAGGACGTAAGCGGCGAATCCGACAGCTACTTAAGCGGTCCTCTGTCGGCCCCGCACAATGGGTGGATGTTGGTTTGCTGTGCGTTGGTTCTGTTTATGACGGCACCAGGGCTGGCAATGTTCTACGGTGGCTTGGTTCGTAAGAAAAACGTTCTCAGCGTGCTCATGCAGTGCATCTTCTTGATGGGAATGATGAGTATTGTGTGGGCCCTTTATGGATATTCGCTGGCATTTGGCGGCGGTGGTCCTTACATCGGTAATTTGGATTTCACATTGATGCAGGGAGTCGCACGTGAGTGGAGCACGGAACTTCAGCAACCGGTGACGCCGATGTATGACGAAGCGTTGCCGCGTTTAACTCATATGATGTTCCAAGGAATGTTCTTCATCATCACCCCAGCTTTGATCTGCGGTGCTTTCGCAGAACGAATGAAATTTGGAGCGATGGCTTTGTTTTCGCTCGTGTGGGGGACCGTTGTCTATTGTCCGCTGGCACACTGGGTATGGGGTGGAGGGATTCTTGCGTTTGGAGAAGAGGCTTCGATCGCTGGCGGTGCCCTTGATTTTGCCGGTGGCACGGTCGTGCATATCAGTTCCGGGGTCACCGCCCTGGTTGCCGCGATCGTGATCGGCCCACGAATCGGACATGAGCGGGAACCGATGCCGCCACACAACCTGACCTACACCGCCTTGGGAGCATCAATGTTGTGGGTGGGGTGGTTCGGTTTCAATGCTGGAAGTGCCCTGCGGATCGATGGTATCGCCGCCAGTGCATTTGCCGTTACCCATTTCTCCGCCGCCGCCGGAGCGTTTACATGGGCGATGATCGAATGGGTTCGCAGCGGAAAGCCGACATTGCTGGGCGCAAGTTCCGGAGCCGTTGCCGGGTTGGTCTGCATTACACCTGCTGCGGGACACGTCGGCCCGATGTCTTCTTTGGTGATGGGAGCTCTGGCTGGCCTGGTCTGTTACCTGTCTTGTTCGGCCCTCAAGTCGAAATTTCGCTACGACGATTCCCTGGATGCATTCGGGATTCACGGAATGGGGGGAGCCCTTGGTGCTATCTTGACCGGAGTTTTTGCAACTCGAGCCGTTTGGGATATTGCCAGCGGACAACCGGTCGGCATGATCGAAGGAAACTACAACACGATCGTTGGTCAGATCGTCGCAACCGGGATAACGATTGCGTACGCGGCGATCGTCAGTTTTGTGTTACTGAAGGTGCTTGACGCGACCATCGGTCTACGCGTTCCCGTTCTATCCGAACGGCAGGGACTGGATATTTCGGAGCACGGAGAAGAAGGATATATCTTCCTCTAG
- the pyk gene encoding pyruvate kinase, producing the protein MARPTLQEACTKIVATVGPACDSVPQLEALIAAGVDVFRINTAHGSREAHAATLRNIREASDNTGFLVGVLLDLSGPKIRLGKLLQDPLQCDPDMEVTFIAGDVPENETELTSSYKRLLQELTAGDTVMLADGIVSLEVISNDGKRAVCKVTAPGELRSRQGINLPGVKLSVSAMRPEDVDNAIWGAQSGIDFISLSFVRSASDVRSLKDLLTSYESQALVIAKIEKREALDDLEAIVDAADGVMVARGDLGVEIDVAETPVAQKRIIAMCTEKLKPVIVATQMLESMHHSPRPTRAEASDVANAILDGADCCMLSGETAIGDYPEITVKTMRRIMSHTEQSMPYAIQRAQFILNRVHPITSAVTQSATMLAETIEAKVIVIATRSGGTAWVKSKQRSLVPTLGVSDNVEALRRMNLFWGVKPLRVKQLDDANELFNEITAWGCRSGMLQGGDLVVLVTGNRVMEHAHNLIAVHTVDPDKCNIRSTTKPC; encoded by the coding sequence ATGGCTCGTCCAACCCTGCAAGAAGCTTGCACCAAGATTGTCGCGACTGTCGGCCCAGCGTGCGATTCGGTTCCTCAGCTGGAAGCATTGATTGCGGCGGGAGTGGATGTTTTCCGAATCAATACGGCCCACGGCAGTCGCGAAGCGCATGCCGCCACGCTCCGAAACATCCGCGAAGCAAGCGATAACACAGGATTTCTCGTTGGTGTCCTTCTCGATTTATCAGGTCCCAAAATTCGATTGGGGAAACTGCTTCAAGATCCGCTGCAGTGCGATCCTGATATGGAAGTCACCTTCATTGCAGGGGATGTTCCAGAAAATGAAACCGAATTAACCAGCTCTTACAAACGCCTGCTGCAAGAATTGACGGCGGGGGATACGGTAATGCTGGCCGATGGAATCGTCTCGCTGGAAGTGATTAGCAACGATGGCAAACGTGCGGTTTGCAAAGTCACCGCACCGGGGGAACTGCGAAGCCGCCAAGGGATCAATCTCCCGGGCGTGAAATTGAGCGTCTCGGCCATGCGACCAGAAGATGTCGACAACGCGATCTGGGGAGCCCAGTCGGGCATCGATTTCATCAGCCTTAGCTTTGTCCGCTCCGCCTCGGACGTTCGATCCCTGAAGGATCTTCTGACCAGCTATGAATCGCAAGCATTGGTGATCGCCAAAATCGAGAAACGCGAAGCCTTGGATGATCTTGAAGCGATTGTGGATGCTGCCGACGGAGTGATGGTTGCCCGGGGAGACCTAGGAGTCGAAATTGACGTGGCCGAAACCCCCGTCGCACAAAAACGTATTATCGCGATGTGCACCGAAAAACTGAAACCAGTGATTGTGGCAACCCAAATGCTGGAATCGATGCACCATTCGCCGAGGCCCACCCGCGCCGAAGCCAGTGATGTCGCCAACGCGATCCTTGATGGTGCCGATTGTTGCATGCTGAGCGGCGAAACCGCGATCGGGGACTACCCCGAAATCACGGTAAAAACGATGCGCCGAATCATGTCCCATACCGAACAGAGCATGCCCTACGCGATTCAACGCGCCCAGTTCATACTCAATCGAGTCCATCCAATCACCTCGGCGGTGACCCAAAGTGCCACAATGCTTGCCGAAACGATCGAAGCGAAAGTGATTGTCATCGCGACACGGAGCGGTGGCACCGCATGGGTGAAAAGCAAACAGCGAAGCTTGGTCCCGACGCTTGGGGTGAGCGATAACGTTGAAGCGTTGCGGCGAATGAACCTGTTCTGGGGCGTCAAACCACTCCGAGTCAAGCAACTGGACGACGCCAACGAATTGTTTAACGAAATCACCGCGTGGGGCTGCCGGTCGGGGATGCTGCAAGGAGGCGATCTGGTTGTTTTGGTGACGGGGAACCGAGTCATGGAGCACGCCCATAACTTAATTGCGGTCCATACCGTCGATCCGGACAAATGCAACATTCGATCGACGACCAAGCCTTGCTAG